In Symmachiella dynata, the following are encoded in one genomic region:
- a CDS encoding metallophosphoesterase family protein, whose protein sequence is MQPFRFIHAANLLLDHQLQQIDYADPHLCATAEDSTLAAFRQLVRTAVDEQADFLLLTGNCFDAADQSLLAEIALLRGLEELDEQGINVYIVPGQTDPAACWSSLPPLPKNTTILSGERPQSITRDETVIATIYPSAANIHTTADAPFPIAFRQHEDFFPPIARQFEEERIDGPTTEYELVSNDVRPAPDTKSSTTQEFNEHLVRYWVLNAGHARRTVYADKAVAHHPGGTQGIAPAQSGQHGCTLVEVDATGNVELTFVPTAALRFETVEITVHPHTDRDELLTSLTTAVAAVHRHPTETAWLLSWQVRGYGHGRDLLADSDFQHDIDEHLRAHFHDREIYIRSLGMISPDNVASILDSAPQEELAAEYWTALTRPQPATISDADAVDDAPPELPAISGGMWETQLRELEKTFSDGDLLDQAAALGREWFVEQTEESA, encoded by the coding sequence ATGCAGCCGTTTCGATTCATTCATGCCGCCAACCTGTTACTGGACCATCAACTCCAACAGATCGACTACGCTGATCCGCACCTTTGTGCCACTGCCGAAGACAGCACCCTCGCCGCGTTTCGCCAACTGGTGCGGACCGCCGTCGATGAACAAGCCGACTTTCTGTTGTTGACCGGAAACTGCTTCGACGCGGCCGACCAAAGCCTACTCGCCGAAATCGCCCTGCTCCGCGGCCTTGAGGAATTAGACGAACAGGGGATCAACGTCTACATCGTCCCCGGTCAGACCGACCCGGCCGCCTGTTGGTCGTCGCTCCCGCCGCTGCCGAAAAACACTACGATTTTGAGTGGTGAACGGCCCCAATCGATCACGCGCGACGAAACCGTGATCGCCACCATTTATCCGTCGGCAGCGAACATCCATACAACCGCCGATGCTCCATTCCCCATCGCGTTTCGACAACACGAAGACTTCTTCCCGCCCATCGCGCGGCAGTTCGAAGAAGAACGCATTGACGGACCGACGACCGAATACGAATTGGTCTCCAACGACGTTCGCCCTGCACCGGACACGAAATCATCGACCACACAAGAATTCAACGAACACCTTGTCCGTTATTGGGTTCTGAATGCCGGCCATGCGCGGCGAACCGTGTATGCGGATAAAGCCGTCGCACACCACCCCGGCGGAACCCAAGGCATCGCCCCCGCGCAATCCGGACAGCACGGATGTACGCTGGTCGAAGTCGACGCAACCGGCAACGTAGAACTGACCTTCGTGCCGACCGCTGCTCTGCGTTTTGAAACCGTAGAAATCACCGTCCACCCCCACACAGATCGCGACGAATTACTAACTTCACTCACCACAGCAGTCGCCGCCGTCCATCGACATCCCACCGAAACGGCTTGGCTGCTCTCTTGGCAGGTCCGCGGTTATGGCCATGGTCGCGACTTATTGGCCGACAGCGATTTCCAACACGACATTGATGAACATCTCCGGGCGCATTTCCACGACCGCGAAATTTACATTCGCAGTTTGGGAATGATTTCGCCGGACAACGTCGCATCGATCCTCGATTCGGCCCCTCAAGAAGAATTGGCCGCCGAATATTGGACCGCATTAACCCGCCCCCAACCGGCAACGATTTCCGATGCCGATGCTGTCGACGATGCTCCGCCGGAATTGCCGGCCATCTCGGGAGGAATGTGGGAAACACAACTACGAGAATTAGAAAAAACCTTCAGCGACGGCGACCTGCTTGACCAAGCAGCGGCGCTGGGACGCGAGTGGTTCGTGGAACAGACGGAGGAGTCGGCATGA